GAGAACGTAGCAGTTCTTGTCTCCAACCTTTTCTTCTCCTTCCAGTACCGCGTCGTAGTTATTAGCCAGCTCTTCGTTGGACACCGCATCCTCGTATGAGAAATCCGACCCCATGAGTGAACCGCGCATGGCGTGTCCTGCAATCTTGACAGCCTTGCCTACGTTTGGCAGGTACATCCAGAATTCATCTGCCAGCTTGAGGAACCGGGTACCCTTATCTCTTGAGGGTGAGGTGAACTCCATATAGGCTTTGTCTTCGCCCTTGGAATAACCTTCGAATTCCTTGGTGCGTACCGAGCCGGAGATGCTGATTTTAAGCTCGGCTGAAAACTTCATGGATGAGGCAACCATGTTGGCATCAACCTTGTCCAGTATCTCAGATGCGGTTAGCGCCTGAAGCGAGGTGAATATTCCGGATATCACCAGGATCATGACGGTCAAAGTGATTAGTTTTTTCATCATTTCTCCTTATTGAGATTCATTTCCAGTCTACTTTTCTTCACCCCATCTGTCTTAAGCACTTTCTGTTTACGTCTTCTAATATACGTAGCGCGGAGCTTTAGCTCCGCTGCGAGACTGAAGTCTCGCACTACATGTGCAATAGATACAAGGATTTTAGCGTTGTTTGGGGTTATTCGATAGCCTTCTATGGCGTTATCGAAATCCATCATACTCTTCTGAGCGCCTGGGCAGGCTGAACCTTGGTGCCCTGGCGGGCCGGGTAAAGTGCGGTAAACGTGGCTATGAACCAGCCGAACAGGAAGCAGGCTAAAACAACACCGGGGGTGAGGTTCAGCTGGATGATAGGATTGATGTAGATCGATCCCAGGTCCTGACCAGACAGGGAGGAGAAGTTTACCTCTGGTGCAACCAGGACTAGAACCACTCCCAACACCGCGCCGATGAGGGCCCCGAACAATCCAATCATCGATGCCTCGGCAGTCAATAGCCACAAGATGCGGTTTCCGCGCATACCCATTGCCTTGAGGATGCCTATTTCCTTGATACGCTCAAATACAGCCATGAGCATGGTGTTGATGATGGTGGCCGAAGCGATAAGAAGGATAATGGCGTATATCACCCAGTAAATCCTGAAAACCACATGCAGGAAACCCAGGACATCATCCTGCTGCCATGGTACGAACTCGAGGCCCATTGCATCTCCTGCATCCTCCTGCCAGGCAGATGCCACTTTCTCGGAGTTATCCTTGGTATCAAGGAGAACCAGAACCTCGGCTGCCCTGCCCTTGAGGTCGAGAAGCTGTTGCCCGGCAGCCAGAGGGATATAGAAGGCGTTGTCGTCAAGGTTGGCCTGGCCAATTTCAATGATGCCTTTTACGGTAAGGTTAGCACCCGAGGGGGAACCGAAGGCGTCGGCGGTGATTATTACCAGGGAATCACCTATCTTAAATCCCAGCTCCTCGGCCAGGCCCTTGCCGATGAGGATTGCTTCGTCATTCGCAGCGAGGTAGGCACCTTCCACCAGATATCTATCATCGGACAAATCGAGGAAGTCTTTCTCCCGCTCCACGTCTATTGCTGTACCAAATGCCGGCTTGGAGTTTTCGTCCTTGGAAAGCAGTACACCAAAAGGGATGCGATAGGTGTAGGCTGTTACCTCAGGAGTGGTCTCAACCATCTCCTCTAATTCAGGTGTGATGAATACCGATTCCTCAAGAGGAGACAATCTTTCCCGGCGTAGATATTCTGGAGTGACTACGCGTACGTGGCCGGACTTGATGCGAGCCGTGTTTTCAATCATGCTATCAACAATCCCGGTGATAAATGCCTGGGCGTAGATGATTAGCATCACCGCGATGATTATGCCGACGGCGGTCAGGACGGAGCGGCGTTTGTTTCTCAGAACGTTCCGGAATGCCAGTTTCAGCAGCATCTTATCCTCCTGGGGATAATAATAGGTAACCACAAAGGCACTGAGGCACAGAGAGGAATTAATGAAATCGAAGTCACTCTGTGTCCTCTGCGGTTCTCGGTGTTCTCTGTGTCGAATAAGATTTTCATTTCGTCTGTAAGGAGTTCTAATCTGTGCAATCTGCGAAATCTGCGGTTTTTCATCTCTTCTCCTATGTGCTGCGCAGCGCTTCTGAGGGTTCTATCCTGGTTGCCTTGCGTGCAGGGATCAAAGTGATTACTGTGGAGATGATCCAGCCCAGGAAGAAGGTGAACGCCATGTATCCGAAGTTGTACTCGCCCCTGAAATTAAGATTCATAGGCATGGGCATCTCGAAGTTGCCTATCAACGAGGTCATATCCATGCCTACTTCGGTCAAGAATATGACCACTCCAAGCCCCAGTATCACTCCAACCAGGCCGCCTAAGAAACCGATGACCGAACCTTCCATGAGCATCATCCACCGGATATTTCCTTTACTGAATCCCATGGCGCGCATGGTGCCCAGTTCAGGAATACGTTCGTAGATCGAGAGTAGCATGGTGTTGACGATTCCCACCAGAGCGATAACGATGACTATGAGTGCGATCAAG
The DNA window shown above is from candidate division TA06 bacterium B3_TA06 and carries:
- a CDS encoding outer membrane lipoprotein-sorting protein, translated to MMKKLITLTVMILVISGIFTSLQALTASEILDKVDANMVASSMKFSAELKISISGSVRTKEFEGYSKGEDKAYMEFTSPSRDKGTRFLKLADEFWMYLPNVGKAVKIAGHAMRGSLMGSDFSYEDAVSNEELANNYDAVLEGEEKVGDKNCYVLKLSLKEGAEGSYYTQKLWVDKSSFIFLKAEYYSRSGRLMKDVQILEWKRVSGKNYPTRIKMENKLRKNTWSEFVITNIQLGVSIPANVFTKGYLER